In Pikeienuella piscinae, the sequence CACAGGAAGAAAAGGCCCGCCGCGACGCCGCGCTGGAGCGGCTGACGCTGACCTCGCCCTATCACCGCTTCATCGGCGTCAGCTTCGTGCGCATGGGGGACGAGTTGACCGCCCGGCTGGCCTATTCGGAGCATCTGATCGGCAATCCGCTGATCCCGGCGCTCCACGGCGGCGTCACCGGCGCGCTGCTGGAGATCACGGCGATCATGCAACTGGCCTGGGACGAACTCTGGCGGGGCATGGAGGCCGGCGGCGCCGAAGCGGCGGCGATCCATGCGGGACGCTTGCCGAAACTCCCGAAAACCATTGATCTCACCATCGACTATCTCCGCTCCGGCCGACCGCGCGACGCCTACGCCCGCGCCACCGTGCAGAAGGCGGGGCGCCGGGTGGCGAATGTGCGCGTCGAGGCCTGGCAGGATTCGCGCGACCGGCCGATCGCGGCTGCGCACGGACATTTCCTGATGCAGAATGCCGGCTGAAGCTGGCGTCGTCCTCGATCGGAGACGCGTGCTCAGGATCGCGCTGCCGATCGTCTTCGCCAACGCCACCGTGCCGCTGCTGGGCGTTGTCGACACCGGCGTCGTCGGACAACTCGGCGCCGCGGCGCCGATCGGCGCCGTCGGCCTCGGCGCGATCATCATCACCTTCATCTACTGGATTTTCGGATTTCTCCGGATGGGCACCGCCGGCCTGACCGCACAGGCGCTCGGCGCCGGTGACGCGCGGGAGGCGACGGCGCTGCTGGTGCGCGGCCTCCTCATCGCCGGCGCATCCGGCGCGCTGATCATCCTTCTCCACAAACCGCTTTTCGCGCTCGGCTTCCGCATCGCGCCGGGGTCGGCCGAGGTGGAGGCACTAGCGGGCGGGTACCTCGCGATCCGCGCATTCGGCGCGCCCGCGGCGATCGCCGCCTTCGCCATCACCGGCTGGTTGATCGCGGCCGAGCGGACGCGCGCTGTTCTCGCGCTTCAACTCTGGGTCAACGGACTGAACATCGCGCTCGATTTCGTCTTCGTTCTCGGCCTCGACTGGGGCGTCCAGGGTGTCGCGGCGGCGACGATCATCGCCGAGTGGTCGGGCGCCTGTTTCGGGCTCTGGCTCTGTCGGAGGGCGTTCGCCGGAACTGCATGGCGCGCCCCGGCGCTGATCTTTCAGGCTGACCGGCTGCGCAGGATGGCCGCAGTCAACAGCGATATCATGATCCGCTCGATCCTGCTCGAGATCGGAATCGCGGTGTTCGTCTTCCGCTCCGCCGCGCTCGGCGATGTCGCGTTGGCGGCGAACCAGGTGTTGCTCCAGTTCATTCTCATCACCTCGCACGCGCTCGACGGGTTCGCCTTCGCGGCGGAAGCGCTGGTCGGGCGGGCGATGGGGGCGCGCAACGCCGCCGCGCTCCGGCGCGCGGCGATTCTTTCCTCGCAGCTGGCCGGCCTGCTGGTGGTGGCGCTGGCCGCCGCTTTCGTGTTCGCTGGTCCCTGGATCATCGCGATGATGACCACGGCGACGGAGGTGCGCGCGACGGCGGAATCGCTCTTGCCGTGGCTGATCCTCGCCCCGCTCGTCGGGATGCCGGCATTCATGCTCGACGGCGTGTTCATCGGCGCGACCCGGACCCGCGACATGCGGAACGCGATGATCGTCTCGCTGGCGCTCTATCTGACGCTCATATTCACACTCGCGTCGGTCTTCGGGGCGTCCGGGCTCTGGGCGGCGCTGCTCTTCTTCTTCGCCGCGCGCGGGGTCACGCTCGGCCTGCGCTATCCTGCGCTGGAGGCGGCGGCGGGGCGGGCCTGAGTCGCCCGATCCGCGCCCCCAGGCCGGCGCAGGCGGCGCGCCCGCGCGCCGAACGCGGCGGGCCGGACTTGCGCCTCACGGCTGGCAGTCTAGGTTCGCCGCATCACGACCGTCGGAGACGCCGCATGAACCCTCCCGCCATCGCCGCTTTCTACAGCGGCCTGAACGCCTTGATCCTGCTCTGGCTCACGGTCGAAGTGGTGCTGCGTCGGCGTTCCGGGCGGATCAGCCTTGGCGACGGCGGCGACGAAGTGATGAACCGACTGATTCGCGGTCACGCCAATGCAACCGAGACGATGCCGATCGCCCTGATCCTGCTGATTCTCGCCGAACTGCTCGGCGCGCCCGGTCTCGCTCTGCATGGTCTCGGCGTTCTGCTGACGGTCGGACGGCTTCTCCACGGCCTGCGGTTCACCGGACGCGGCCCGATGGCGTTTCGCCTTTACGGAATGGCGGCCACGCTGATCGCAACGGTCCTGCTTGCGCTCTGCGTAATCGGCCTCGCCGCCGGGCGGCTCTTCTGATGGGGCCGCGCGAACTCGCGGCCGCGCTCGTCGAAGCAGCGCGGCGAGCAGGCGCGACGAGCGCCGACGCGCTCGCCGTCGAGAGCCGGGACGTCAGTGTCTCGGTCCGGGGCGGCGCGCTGGAGGAGGCGGAAAGCGCGGAGGCGTCGGATTACGGGCTGCGCGTCCTGATCGGACGCCGGCAGGCCTCCGTTTCCGCCTCCGACCCCGCCCCGTCGGTCATCGCGGAGCTTGCCGCGCGCGCGGTCGCAATGGCCCGCGTCGCGCCCGAGGATGAATGGTGCGGTTTGCCGGATGAGTCCGGACTCGCGGACCCCTCGCGCCTGCCTGATCTCGATCTTGACGATCCGGCGCCAGCGCCAGCCCCGAGCGCCCTGCGCGAACTGGCGGAACGCGCGGAGGCGGCGGCGCTCGGCGAAAAGGGCGTGACGCAGGTCGAGAGCGCCGGCGCCGGGTGGCGGCGCGCCATCGTCGCTTACGCCGCCTCGAACGGCTTCGCCGGCTCCTATGCTCGCACCGGCGCCTCGCTCTCGGTCTCAGCCGTCGCTGGCGCCGGGCTCAAGATGGAGACGGATTACGACTTCGCCGCCCGAACCCACGCCGCCGACCTGCCGGCGCCGGAGGAGATCGGCGTGCGAGCCGGGCGGCGCGCGGCGGAGCGGCTGAACCCGCGCCGCGCGAAGACCGGCGCCTGGCCGGTGCTTTTCGACCGGCGCGTCGCGGGATCTCTGGTCGGACATCTCCTCGGCGCGATCAACGGCGCCGCGGTGGCGCGCGGGGCGAGCTGGCTCAAGGACCGGATGGACGAACCGGTGCTGGCGCCGGGGTTCGATCTGGTCGATGACCCGCACCGGCGTCGCGGCGCCGGCTCGCGCCCGTTCGACGGCGAAGGGATGGCGCTTTCGCCACGCGGGCTGATCGAGAACGGGGTGCTGAAGGGCTGGACGCTGGACAGCGCGACGGCGCGGCGGCTCGGCCTGCCGGCGCCCGGCGGCGCCCGGCGCGGGGTGGGCGGGGCGCCGCAACCCGGGACCTCGAACCTCACGCTGAGCGAGGGCGCGCGAAGCCCGGAGGAGTTGATCGGCGAAATGGGCGAAGGGTTGATCGTGACCTCGCTCATCGGTTCGTCGATTTCCGCCACCACCGGCGCCTACAGCCGCGGCGCCTCCGGCTTCTGGGTCGAGGACGGCGAGATCGCCTTTCCGGTGAACGAGTTGACCATCGCCGGCGCGCTCCCCGAATTCCTGCGCCGGATGACGCCAGCGAACGACTCGGACCGCACGAAAGCGTTGATCACGCCGAGCCTGCTGGTCGAGGGGCTGACCGTTGCCTCCGGCTGAGATCGCGCCCGCATCCGACCGGGCCGCCGATCTCGCGCTTCTGATCGACCAGGCGCGCGAGGCGGGCGAGATCGCGCGCCTTCACCATCGCACCGATGTCGCGACATGGGAAAAGCCGGAGGGGGCCGG encodes:
- a CDS encoding PaaI family thioesterase, whose product is MTGAATQEEKARRDAALERLTLTSPYHRFIGVSFVRMGDELTARLAYSEHLIGNPLIPALHGGVTGALLEITAIMQLAWDELWRGMEAGGAEAAAIHAGRLPKLPKTIDLTIDYLRSGRPRDAYARATVQKAGRRVANVRVEAWQDSRDRPIAAAHGHFLMQNAG
- a CDS encoding MATE family efflux transporter produces the protein MPAEAGVVLDRRRVLRIALPIVFANATVPLLGVVDTGVVGQLGAAAPIGAVGLGAIIITFIYWIFGFLRMGTAGLTAQALGAGDAREATALLVRGLLIAGASGALIILLHKPLFALGFRIAPGSAEVEALAGGYLAIRAFGAPAAIAAFAITGWLIAAERTRAVLALQLWVNGLNIALDFVFVLGLDWGVQGVAAATIIAEWSGACFGLWLCRRAFAGTAWRAPALIFQADRLRRMAAVNSDIMIRSILLEIGIAVFVFRSAALGDVALAANQVLLQFILITSHALDGFAFAAEALVGRAMGARNAAALRRAAILSSQLAGLLVVALAAAFVFAGPWIIAMMTTATEVRATAESLLPWLILAPLVGMPAFMLDGVFIGATRTRDMRNAMIVSLALYLTLIFTLASVFGASGLWAALLFFFAARGVTLGLRYPALEAAAGRA
- a CDS encoding MAPEG family protein, yielding MNPPAIAAFYSGLNALILLWLTVEVVLRRRSGRISLGDGGDEVMNRLIRGHANATETMPIALILLILAELLGAPGLALHGLGVLLTVGRLLHGLRFTGRGPMAFRLYGMAATLIATVLLALCVIGLAAGRLF
- a CDS encoding TldD/PmbA family protein, with the translated sequence MGPRELAAALVEAARRAGATSADALAVESRDVSVSVRGGALEEAESAEASDYGLRVLIGRRQASVSASDPAPSVIAELAARAVAMARVAPEDEWCGLPDESGLADPSRLPDLDLDDPAPAPAPSALRELAERAEAAALGEKGVTQVESAGAGWRRAIVAYAASNGFAGSYARTGASLSVSAVAGAGLKMETDYDFAARTHAADLPAPEEIGVRAGRRAAERLNPRRAKTGAWPVLFDRRVAGSLVGHLLGAINGAAVARGASWLKDRMDEPVLAPGFDLVDDPHRRRGAGSRPFDGEGMALSPRGLIENGVLKGWTLDSATARRLGLPAPGGARRGVGGAPQPGTSNLTLSEGARSPEELIGEMGEGLIVTSLIGSSISATTGAYSRGASGFWVEDGEIAFPVNELTIAGALPEFLRRMTPANDSDRTKALITPSLLVEGLTVASG